In Chrysemys picta bellii isolate R12L10 chromosome 3, ASM1138683v2, whole genome shotgun sequence, a single genomic region encodes these proteins:
- the LOC135982446 gene encoding general transcription factor II-I repeat domain-containing protein 2A-like, which produces MAKRKIDSENRGFQSRWENEYMFTEIAGKPVCLLCGSNIAVMKEYNLRRHYETKHENKFKNLSAGQKLQKVEELKKNLTSQQTFFTKAKSQSEAAVKASFIVAEEIAKSGRPFTEGEFVKNCMMKVCDVLCPDKTRAFANVSLSRNTVANRVCEMATDLKTQLIERAKDFVAYSLAVDETTDATDTAQLAIFIRGVDSNLCVTEEILDIKSMHGTTKGEDIFGNVFQSVTDMKLPWEKLVGLTTDGAPAMCGEKNGLVGRMRSKMREENCAGELTVYHCIIHQESLSAKVLKMDHVMNTVTQTVNFIRAHGLNHRQFQSFLREIDSEFGDMPYHTEVRWLSRGKVLKRHFELREEICQFMDSKGKDCTVLRDEKWKCELAFLADITSHLSALNLQLQGREHIITDMHDAVKAFQVKLRLWETQMHQCNLSHFPCCQVIRNQESATVFPNATFAEKLSALRTEFARRFSDFEAQKSNFELLRNPFAVDVETAPVEMQMELIELQCNGTLKAKYDTAGPAQFTRFIPEAMPQLRQHAARILSMFGSTYLCEQLFSVMKINKTSHRSRLTDEHLQSILRIFTTQNLTPNINELVAKKRLQVSGSD; this is translated from the coding sequence atggccaagagaaaaattgattctgaaaaccgaggctttcaaagccggtgggagaatgagtatatgtttactgaaattgcaggtaaaccagtgtgtctcctttgcgggagtaatatcgctgtaatgaaggagtataacctaagacggcactacgagacgaaacatgagaacaaattcaaaaacctgagcgcaggacagaagctacaaaaggtagaggagttgaagaagaatttgacatcccagcagacgtttttcaccaaagcaaaatcacaaagtgaagctgctgtgaaagcaagtttcattgtggccgaagagatcgccaaatcaggacggccgtttaccgagggggaattcgtaaagaattgtatgatgaaagtgtgcgacgtcctttgtccagataaaacgcgagcgtttgcaaatgtaagcctcagcagaaacactgttgctaatcgggtttgtgagatggcgactgatttgaaaacacagttgattgaaagagcaaaagattttgttgcatactcccttgccgtggatgaaactactgacgcgactgacactgcacagctggcgatatttatccgtggtgtggattccaatttgtgcgtaacagaggaaatactggacattaaatcgatgcacgggacaacgaaaggagaagacatctttggaaatgtatttcaaagtgtaaccgacatgaaactgccgtgggaaaaactcgttggacttacaacagatggcgcacctgctatgtgtggtgaaaaaaatggactggtgggaaggatgcgctcaaagatgcgggaggagaactgtgccggtgagttgacagtgtatcactgcatcatacaccaggaatcgctgagtgctaaagtcctaaaaatggatcatgtgatgaacactgtaacacaaaccgtcaactttatcagagcccacggtttaaatcaccgccaattccagtcttttctgcgggaaatagatagcgagtttggcgatatgccatatcatacggaggtccggtggctaagtcggggaaaagttctcaaaagacactttgagctgcgagaggaaatctgccagttcatggacagtaaggggaaagactgcacagttctgcgggatgaaaagtggaaatgtgagttggcgttcctggctgacataacgtcgcatcttagcgctttaaaccttcaactccagggacgggagcacataataaccgatatgcatgatgcagtgaaggcatttcaagtgaagctgcgcttatgggagacacaaatgcaccaatgcaacttgtctcactttccctgttgccaagtaatacggaaccaagaaagtgccacagttttcccaaatgccacctttgctgaaaaactcagcgcgctgcgcactgagttcgcacggcgcttcagtgactttgaggcacagaaaagtaacttcgagctgcttcgcaacccatttgcagtcgatgtggaaaccgcacctgtagaaatgcagatggagctgatagaactgcaatgtaacgggacactgaaggcaaagtacgacactgcggggccagcacagttcactcgcttcattcctgaagcgatgccgcagctccgccaacatgcggctcgaatcctgtccatgtttggcagcacatatctgtgcgagcagctgttctctgtgatgaaaattaacaaaacgtcacacaggagtcgcctcactgatgaacacctgcaatcgatcctgagaatcttcacaacacagaacctaaccccaaacataaacgaacttgttgcaaagaaaagactccaagtatcaggctctgactaa